A region from the Arthrobacter roseus genome encodes:
- a CDS encoding nitrate reductase subunit alpha, which translates to MGATMNSGLTDALIKTRRFFTPKEVVSPDGRTLLKVGGRSGDSFYRDRWSHDKVVRSTHGVNCTGSCSWNVYVKDGIITWETQAVDYPTTGPDKPEYEPRGCPRGASFSWYTYSPTRTRYPYIRGVLLEMYREAKARLKDPVLAWADVTEDPERASRYKRARGKGGLVRATWDEAVEIIAAAHVHTIRRWGPDRVAGFSPIPAMSMVSHASGARFVNLIGGSMLSFYDWYADMPVASPQVFGDQTDVPESGDWWDAGYLVIWGTNVPVTRTPDAHWMIEARYRGQKVIVVSPDFADSTKFADEWLPAEPGTDGALAMAMGHVILKEFYVERETPYFNQYVKKYTDLPFLVTLDEARDAAGERTFTAGKFLTAADLTDEVEPEEENAEFKTVLVDSATDRLVVPPGTLGHRYGETGEGKWNLDLGDVDPKLTLIDGADENVPVDMPRFDSGQGNIGIIRRGVPARRVAGRLVTTVFDLLLAQYGVGRPGLPGEWPTGYDDAESPNTPAWQETITGVSAASAEKIGREFAQNAVDSKGRSMILMGAGTNHWFHSDTIYRTFLTLTTVTGCQGVNGGGWAHYVGQEKVRPLTGYTQLANGLDWMRPPRNMVQTAYWYLHTDQFRYDQFGADALTAQTGKGQLAGKTMADVIAQSARLGWMPSYPTFDRNPLVIGAQARANGQSAKDYVVDELKAGRLSFAAEDPDAEENFPRVLSLWRSNLIGSSAKGNEYFLNHLLGASHTITAEETAERFRPKDVKWHEKAPIGKLDLLTTLDFRMTSSTLYSDIVLPAATWYEKYDLSTTDMHPFVNSFNPAITPPWQSRTDWDAWQEISRVFSKLAVRHLGMQTDVVAVPLTHDTPDAMAVPHGKVRDWKYGECEPEPGVTMPKIVEIERDYTAIGDKMRAVGPLLDTLGATTKGITYDLGPEIEELKKKNGVVRGGPADGRPDILKDIQACEMILTFSGTTNGRLATEGFKTLEKRTGTKLHDLASEHEGKRITFADTQRGPVPVITSPEWSGSESGGRRYSPFTINVERLKPWHTLTGRMHFYLDHDWMTELGEGLPIFRPPLDMTALFDEPAIGSTSSKGVTVRYLTPHNKWSIHSEYQDNLLMLSLFRGGPGIWMSPLDAEKIGVKDNEWIEAVNRNGTVTARAIVSHRMPEGTVYMYHSQDRLIDMPLSETSGQRGGNHNSLTRLMIKPTHMIGGYAQQTYAFNYMGPTGNQRDEVTVIRRRTQEVEY; encoded by the coding sequence ATGGGCGCCACGATGAATAGCGGATTGACAGACGCGCTGATCAAGACCAGGAGATTCTTCACTCCAAAAGAGGTAGTGTCTCCGGATGGGCGCACGCTGCTCAAAGTCGGAGGACGCTCCGGAGACTCCTTTTATCGGGACCGCTGGAGCCACGACAAGGTAGTTCGCTCAACCCACGGGGTGAACTGCACGGGGTCATGCTCATGGAATGTGTACGTCAAGGATGGCATCATCACCTGGGAAACTCAGGCGGTCGATTATCCCACCACTGGCCCCGACAAACCCGAATACGAGCCGCGGGGCTGCCCACGCGGCGCCTCCTTTTCCTGGTACACGTACTCCCCGACCCGCACGCGATATCCCTACATTCGCGGGGTGCTGCTGGAGATGTACCGCGAAGCCAAAGCACGCTTGAAAGATCCGGTACTGGCGTGGGCGGATGTGACCGAGGATCCCGAGCGCGCAAGCCGCTACAAGCGGGCCCGTGGCAAGGGTGGGCTGGTCCGCGCAACGTGGGATGAAGCCGTCGAGATCATCGCTGCTGCACACGTGCATACCATTCGCAGATGGGGGCCGGACCGGGTGGCTGGATTCTCCCCTATCCCGGCGATGTCCATGGTTTCCCACGCGTCGGGTGCGCGTTTTGTGAATCTCATCGGTGGATCCATGCTGAGTTTTTACGACTGGTATGCCGATATGCCCGTCGCTTCCCCTCAGGTTTTCGGTGACCAGACCGATGTACCCGAATCTGGGGACTGGTGGGATGCAGGTTACCTGGTGATCTGGGGGACCAACGTCCCGGTAACACGTACCCCTGACGCGCATTGGATGATCGAGGCACGATACCGGGGACAGAAGGTCATCGTTGTCTCACCAGATTTCGCCGATAGCACCAAATTCGCTGATGAATGGCTGCCGGCTGAGCCGGGCACAGACGGCGCTTTGGCGATGGCTATGGGACACGTGATTCTGAAAGAATTCTACGTGGAGCGAGAGACCCCCTATTTCAACCAATACGTGAAGAAGTACACGGATCTTCCCTTCCTGGTCACCCTCGACGAGGCGCGGGACGCCGCTGGGGAGCGCACGTTCACCGCCGGAAAGTTCCTGACTGCCGCCGATCTTACGGATGAGGTCGAACCGGAAGAGGAAAACGCCGAATTTAAAACAGTGCTGGTCGATTCGGCCACTGACCGTCTGGTGGTTCCGCCGGGCACTCTGGGCCACCGCTACGGCGAGACAGGTGAGGGAAAATGGAACCTGGACCTGGGAGACGTCGATCCTAAACTCACGCTGATTGATGGCGCGGATGAGAACGTGCCGGTGGACATGCCGCGTTTTGACTCCGGGCAAGGCAACATCGGGATCATCCGGCGCGGAGTTCCGGCGCGTCGGGTTGCTGGACGTCTGGTGACAACCGTCTTTGACCTGTTGCTGGCGCAGTACGGCGTTGGACGCCCGGGGCTGCCAGGGGAGTGGCCCACCGGTTACGACGATGCTGAATCTCCGAATACCCCGGCTTGGCAGGAAACGATCACCGGAGTCTCTGCGGCTTCAGCCGAGAAGATTGGCCGGGAGTTTGCGCAGAACGCTGTGGATTCCAAAGGGCGGTCAATGATCCTGATGGGTGCAGGAACCAACCACTGGTTCCACTCGGATACCATCTACCGAACGTTCTTGACGCTGACCACGGTCACAGGGTGCCAAGGGGTTAACGGTGGCGGCTGGGCACATTATGTGGGCCAGGAAAAAGTGCGCCCGCTGACCGGATACACGCAGCTGGCCAACGGTCTGGACTGGATGCGTCCTCCGCGCAACATGGTGCAGACCGCCTATTGGTACCTGCACACAGACCAGTTCCGCTACGACCAGTTCGGGGCGGACGCGTTGACCGCGCAGACCGGTAAAGGTCAACTGGCTGGCAAGACGATGGCCGATGTCATTGCGCAGTCCGCACGACTGGGCTGGATGCCCTCCTATCCGACCTTCGACCGGAATCCGCTGGTCATCGGTGCTCAGGCCCGTGCAAATGGGCAGTCTGCCAAGGACTATGTGGTCGATGAGCTCAAGGCTGGCCGCTTGAGTTTTGCCGCGGAGGACCCAGATGCCGAAGAGAACTTCCCACGAGTACTCTCGCTGTGGCGATCGAACCTGATCGGCTCCTCGGCCAAGGGTAACGAGTACTTCCTGAACCATCTGCTGGGTGCCTCACACACGATCACTGCCGAGGAAACAGCCGAAAGGTTCCGGCCCAAGGACGTGAAGTGGCACGAGAAGGCCCCGATCGGGAAGCTTGATCTGCTGACAACGCTGGATTTTCGGATGACCAGTTCCACTCTCTACTCCGATATTGTGCTGCCGGCGGCCACTTGGTATGAGAAGTACGATCTTTCCACCACGGACATGCACCCCTTCGTGAACTCCTTCAATCCGGCCATCACCCCGCCTTGGCAGTCACGCACGGATTGGGATGCCTGGCAGGAGATCTCCCGGGTTTTCAGTAAGTTGGCGGTGCGTCACTTAGGTATGCAGACCGACGTCGTCGCCGTACCGCTGACCCACGATACCCCTGACGCGATGGCGGTTCCGCACGGAAAGGTCCGGGACTGGAAGTACGGGGAATGCGAGCCGGAGCCGGGTGTCACCATGCCCAAGATCGTCGAGATCGAGCGGGACTACACCGCCATCGGCGACAAGATGCGTGCGGTTGGCCCACTCTTGGACACACTCGGTGCCACCACCAAGGGCATCACGTATGACCTTGGTCCGGAGATCGAGGAGCTCAAGAAGAAGAACGGTGTTGTCCGCGGAGGGCCTGCGGACGGGCGTCCGGACATTCTCAAGGACATTCAGGCCTGCGAGATGATCCTGACGTTCTCGGGTACCACCAACGGTCGCCTGGCCACCGAGGGCTTCAAGACCCTGGAAAAACGTACCGGGACGAAGCTTCACGATCTTGCCTCTGAACACGAGGGCAAGCGCATCACCTTTGCCGACACGCAGCGCGGACCGGTGCCGGTGATCACCTCACCAGAATGGTCCGGCTCTGAATCCGGGGGACGGCGGTACTCGCCGTTCACGATCAACGTGGAGCGGCTCAAGCCGTGGCATACATTGACCGGCCGGATGCACTTTTACCTCGATCATGACTGGATGACCGAACTCGGCGAAGGTCTACCCATCTTCCGTCCACCACTTGACATGACCGCATTGTTCGACGAGCCGGCCATCGGCTCTACCTCGTCCAAGGGCGTTACCGTAAGGTACCTGACTCCGCACAACAAATGGTCCATCCACTCGGAGTATCAGGACAACTTGCTCATGCTCTCTCTGTTTAGGGGAGGGCCGGGGATCTGGATGAGTCCGTTGGACGCAGAGAAGATTGGGGTGAAAGACAACGAATGGATAGAAGCGGTCAACCGCAACGGCACCGTCACAGCTCGGGCCATCGTCTCCCACCGGATGCCGGAGGGAACGGTCTACATGTATCACTCCCAGGACAGGTTGATCGACATGCCGCTTTCGGAGACCAGTGGTCAGCGCGGAGGTAACCACAACTCGCTAACCCGGTTGATGATCAAGCCCACGCACATGATCGGTGGCTACGCCCAGCAGACGTATGCCTTCAACTATATGGGGCCCACAGGAAACCAACGCGACGAGGTCACAGTCATTCGCCGCCGAACCCAGGAGGTTGAGTACTGA
- the rplA gene encoding 50S ribosomal protein L1 encodes MAKRSKAYEAAEAKIEVGKQYAPIEAITLAKETNPSKFDATVEIAFRLGVDPRKADQMVRGTVILPHGTGKTARVLVFATGERAEAAIAAGADFVGSDDMIAKVAAGWTDFDAAVASPDMMGKVGRLGKVLGPRNLMPNPKTGTVTPDVAKAVTDIKGGKIDFRVDKHSNLHFIIGKVSFDSQKLVENYAAALEEVLRLKPSASKGRYISKATITTTFGPGIGIDPNVTKVLADA; translated from the coding sequence ATGGCAAAGCGCAGCAAAGCATATGAAGCAGCGGAAGCCAAGATCGAGGTAGGCAAGCAGTATGCCCCGATTGAGGCCATTACGTTGGCAAAGGAAACTAATCCTTCAAAGTTCGACGCAACCGTAGAGATCGCCTTTCGGCTGGGCGTAGATCCCCGTAAGGCGGACCAGATGGTTCGTGGCACGGTCATCCTGCCCCACGGCACTGGCAAGACCGCCCGCGTCCTTGTTTTCGCAACAGGCGAGCGCGCCGAGGCCGCTATTGCTGCCGGAGCGGATTTCGTTGGCTCCGACGACATGATCGCAAAGGTCGCCGCCGGTTGGACCGACTTCGACGCTGCCGTCGCTAGCCCGGACATGATGGGCAAGGTAGGTCGTTTGGGTAAGGTTCTTGGCCCTCGTAACCTCATGCCGAACCCAAAAACCGGAACAGTGACCCCGGACGTGGCTAAGGCCGTGACGGACATCAAGGGTGGAAAGATCGACTTCCGTGTCGACAAGCATTCCAACCTTCACTTCATTATCGGCAAGGTTTCGTTCGACTCACAGAAGCTCGTAGAGAACTACGCAGCGGCGCTGGAAGAAGTGTTACGTCTCAAACCGTCGGCTTCCAAGGGCCGCTATATCTCCAAGGCCACCATCACCACCACATTCGGCCCCGGTATCGGCATTGATCCCAACGTCACCAAGGTTCTGGCCGACGCATAG
- the rplK gene encoding 50S ribosomal protein L11 — protein sequence MAPKKKKVTGLIKLQIQAGAANPAPPIGPALGQHGVNIMEFCKAYNAATESQRGNVIPVEITVYEDRSFTFITKTPPAAELIKKAAGVPKGSATPHTVKVAKLTRAQAVEIATMKMEDLNANDVDAAVKIIVGTARSMGITVDAK from the coding sequence TTGGCTCCCAAGAAAAAGAAGGTCACCGGCCTCATCAAGCTGCAGATCCAGGCAGGTGCTGCAAACCCAGCACCTCCGATCGGTCCTGCGCTTGGTCAGCACGGTGTTAACATCATGGAATTCTGCAAGGCCTACAACGCCGCAACGGAATCACAGCGCGGAAACGTCATCCCGGTGGAAATCACGGTCTATGAAGACCGCTCCTTCACCTTCATCACAAAGACTCCTCCGGCGGCGGAACTGATCAAGAAAGCTGCAGGCGTTCCCAAGGGCTCCGCCACGCCGCACACGGTCAAGGTGGCAAAGCTCACCCGCGCCCAGGCCGTTGAAATCGCCACCATGAAAATGGAAGATCTCAACGCCAACGACGTCGACGCAGCAGTGAAGATTATTGTCGGTACGGCCCGTTCAATGGGTATCACCGTAGACGCCAAGTAG
- the nusG gene encoding transcription termination/antitermination protein NusG: MSEQELESQVNTENVDLDHEEEVSGTSVDDASPEVAMPQDSAPEDAVSEDDATADVDSEAIGSEDSPEASSDTDAPAEDPSEPVEDPLEVFRAQLRRQPGDWFVIHSYAGYENRVKTNLETRIQTLDMEDLIFEIQVPMEEVVEIKNTVRKIVNRVRIPGYVLVRMDLTDASWGAVRHTPGVTGFVGNAHNPTPLSLGEVFSMLEHTVVQAQSSSGQQSKAQAAEAFVNFDIGESVTVNDGPFETLPATISEIKPESRQLVVLVSIFERETPVTLSFNQVTKL, encoded by the coding sequence GTGTCCGAGCAAGAACTCGAATCACAGGTCAATACCGAGAACGTGGATCTGGATCACGAGGAAGAGGTATCCGGTACCAGCGTCGATGACGCATCTCCTGAGGTGGCAATGCCACAGGACAGCGCCCCCGAGGATGCTGTGTCGGAAGACGACGCCACTGCGGACGTCGATTCGGAGGCTATCGGTTCCGAGGACTCCCCGGAGGCATCCTCTGATACTGACGCCCCCGCCGAGGATCCCAGCGAGCCCGTCGAGGACCCGCTAGAGGTCTTCCGTGCGCAATTGCGCCGTCAGCCCGGCGACTGGTTTGTGATTCATTCATACGCAGGTTACGAAAACCGTGTCAAAACCAATCTCGAAACCCGTATCCAGACCTTGGACATGGAAGATCTCATCTTCGAAATTCAGGTTCCCATGGAGGAAGTTGTCGAGATCAAGAACACGGTCCGCAAGATCGTCAACCGGGTACGAATCCCCGGTTACGTGCTTGTCCGTATGGACCTGACGGATGCATCGTGGGGAGCCGTACGGCATACCCCGGGCGTTACCGGATTCGTGGGCAATGCCCACAACCCCACGCCCCTGAGCCTGGGTGAAGTCTTCTCCATGCTGGAACACACCGTGGTTCAAGCGCAGTCAAGCTCGGGCCAGCAGTCCAAGGCTCAGGCAGCGGAAGCGTTCGTCAACTTCGATATCGGCGAGTCCGTCACGGTCAACGACGGCCCCTTCGAGACCCTTCCGGCGACGATTTCCGAGATCAAACCGGAATCGCGTCAGCTGGTAGTGCTCGTGTCAATCTTCGAGCGCGAAACACCTGTGACCCTTTCCTTCAATCAGGTCACGAAGCTCTAG
- the secE gene encoding preprotein translocase subunit SecE — translation MIEVMVTETAAGSSKGSTSGKDGKPGFVGGIVLFVRQVIAELKKVVTPTRQELLRYTIVVMIFVLIMMAIVSILDFAFGLGAQWVFGSGSAGS, via the coding sequence ATGATCGAGGTAATGGTGACCGAAACAGCTGCAGGCAGCTCGAAGGGAAGCACCTCTGGCAAAGACGGCAAGCCCGGCTTCGTTGGTGGCATCGTTTTGTTCGTTCGGCAGGTTATCGCTGAGCTGAAAAAGGTAGTGACCCCTACCCGCCAAGAGCTGTTGCGATACACGATTGTCGTCATGATTTTTGTGTTAATAATGATGGCCATCGTCTCGATTCTGGACTTTGCCTTTGGTCTTGGAGCTCAATGGGTGTTCGGTAGCGGCTCAGCCGGAAGCTGA
- a CDS encoding pyridoxal phosphate-dependent aminotransferase has product MSSNAESAPARQSRRISRRIGSIAESATLAVDAKAKALKAAGRPVIGFGAGEPDFPTPGYIVEAAIEAAKDPQFHRYSPAAGLPQLREAVATKTLRDSGYKVDPAQVLITNGGKQAVYESFATLLDPGDEVIVPTPYWTTYPEAIRLAGGVPVEVFAGPEQGYLVSVDQLEAAITERTKVLLFVSPSNPTGAVYSPEQVATIGRWAASRDLWVITDEIYEHLTYDGVEFTSIATAADLGDKVIVLNGVAKTYAMTGWRVGWMIGPKDVIKAASNLQSHATSNVANVSQMAALAAVSGPLTAVNDMKQAFDRRRRAMVTGLNAIDGIECPTPHGAFYAYADVRQLLGREIAGSTPRTSAELASLILEKAEVAVVPGEAFGPSGFIRLSYALGDEDLATGVERLQRFLAP; this is encoded by the coding sequence ATGTCATCCAACGCCGAGTCCGCGCCCGCGCGACAGTCCCGCAGGATTTCCCGACGGATCGGTTCCATTGCAGAGTCGGCGACGCTAGCAGTGGATGCAAAGGCCAAGGCGCTCAAAGCTGCCGGACGCCCCGTTATCGGTTTTGGCGCCGGTGAACCCGACTTCCCCACCCCGGGCTACATCGTGGAAGCCGCCATCGAGGCCGCCAAGGATCCACAATTCCACCGCTACTCTCCAGCCGCGGGTCTCCCCCAACTGCGCGAAGCAGTGGCGACGAAAACGCTGCGGGATTCCGGGTACAAGGTTGATCCCGCGCAAGTGCTTATTACCAACGGTGGCAAACAGGCCGTGTACGAATCTTTTGCCACCCTTTTAGACCCCGGCGATGAGGTCATAGTTCCCACTCCGTACTGGACCACTTACCCCGAAGCAATCCGTTTGGCCGGCGGAGTACCTGTGGAGGTCTTCGCGGGGCCAGAGCAGGGCTACCTGGTCAGTGTGGATCAACTAGAGGCGGCGATCACCGAGCGCACGAAGGTGCTCCTCTTTGTCTCGCCCTCAAACCCAACCGGCGCGGTCTACTCTCCAGAGCAGGTTGCCACCATTGGACGCTGGGCTGCGTCCCGTGATCTGTGGGTGATAACAGACGAAATCTACGAGCATCTGACGTACGACGGCGTCGAATTCACCTCGATCGCGACGGCTGCGGACCTCGGCGATAAGGTGATTGTCCTCAACGGCGTCGCTAAAACGTACGCAATGACAGGCTGGCGGGTCGGTTGGATGATTGGGCCCAAAGACGTCATCAAGGCGGCCTCGAACCTTCAATCCCACGCGACGTCGAACGTTGCCAATGTTTCCCAGATGGCTGCCCTGGCTGCCGTGTCCGGCCCCCTGACTGCCGTCAATGACATGAAGCAGGCCTTCGATCGCCGACGTCGGGCCATGGTAACCGGGCTGAATGCCATCGATGGAATTGAATGTCCCACGCCGCACGGGGCGTTCTACGCCTACGCGGACGTGCGCCAGCTTCTAGGCCGTGAAATTGCTGGTTCCACACCCCGCACCTCGGCCGAATTGGCTTCACTGATCCTTGAGAAGGCGGAAGTGGCTGTGGTCCCCGGCGAAGCGTTCGGTCCCAGCGGCTTCATCCGCCTCTCCTACGCTCTGGGGGATGAGGATCTGGCCACCGGCGTCGAGCGTCTGCAGCGGTTCTTGGCACCATAA
- a CDS encoding LuxR C-terminal-related transcriptional regulator, giving the protein MTTVSIVVVDDHAIFRSGLKADLDDRVEVVGEAATVEEAVAVIHATRPKVVLLDVHLPGSPAGGAAVIAGCVELLGETSFLALSVSDSAEDVVTVIRAGARGYVTKTISGREVTDAVLRVAGGDAVFSPRLAGFVLDAFGTAAVAQVDDELDRLSARELEVMRHIARGYSYKEVARELFISVKTVETHVSAVLRKLQLSSRYELTRWAADRRLL; this is encoded by the coding sequence ATGACGACGGTATCGATAGTAGTGGTCGATGACCACGCGATTTTCCGTTCTGGTTTGAAGGCGGATCTGGATGACCGAGTTGAGGTCGTGGGGGAAGCGGCTACCGTGGAGGAAGCCGTCGCCGTCATCCACGCCACGAGACCCAAGGTGGTCCTGCTCGATGTTCACCTGCCTGGCAGTCCGGCAGGGGGAGCCGCGGTGATCGCGGGATGTGTTGAGCTTCTGGGAGAGACGAGCTTTCTGGCGCTCAGCGTCTCAGACTCTGCCGAAGATGTGGTCACGGTTATCCGCGCCGGTGCCCGAGGTTACGTCACGAAAACCATTTCGGGGCGGGAGGTCACGGACGCGGTCCTGCGAGTCGCTGGCGGTGACGCAGTCTTCTCACCACGGCTTGCTGGCTTTGTTCTGGATGCCTTCGGCACTGCCGCCGTGGCGCAGGTTGACGACGAGCTTGACCGGCTGTCAGCTCGTGAACTCGAGGTCATGCGGCATATTGCCCGGGGTTACAGTTACAAGGAAGTGGCCAGGGAACTGTTCATCTCGGTCAAGACGGTGGAGACTCACGTCTCGGCAGTGCTGCGCAAACTTCAGTTGTCATCTCGATACGAGTTGACACGCTGGGCCGCTGATCGACGCCTCCTCTGA